One part of the Rutidosis leptorrhynchoides isolate AG116_Rl617_1_P2 chromosome 1, CSIRO_AGI_Rlap_v1, whole genome shotgun sequence genome encodes these proteins:
- the LOC139882991 gene encoding F-box/LRR-repeat protein 12, with the protein MEEGDQMGHSFIMHLPDDCLFLIFDKFDSSVDRESFGLTCHRLLNIQNFSRKSLEFGCSFSRFSHSLSGNSVDIDTFILDKLIKRFTQLESLSLSGCVNLEDSGLVALERYGSKLHSLFLDCCFKVTDKSLVSVAIGCQSLTSISLYRCAVTDNGLIVIAESCVSLKDLNLEWCIPITDMGISSVTKHCRVIRAIKISHCENIKGFGFKDCSQTLKCLEADSCKFEPEGVMDILSGGGLEYVNVSSLSWCVRGNGLKAIGGGFGANIKILNFRVCRFVNDEMIMVISKGCPLLKEWNLSLCTEIGFSGWESIGLYCDNLEKIHVNGCRRLCDRGIAALRNGCKRLSIMYITRCREVSQLAITMFQHARFDVEIKFEEVMCIMPKQFF; encoded by the coding sequence ATGGAGGAAGGTGATCAAATGGGTCACTCATTCATTATGCATCTTCCTGATGATTGTTTATTTTTGATTTTTGACAAATTTGATTCTAGTGTTGACCGTGAATCTTTTGGTCTAACTTGTCATCGCTTGCTTAATATTCAAAATTTTAGTCGTAAATCATTAGAATTTGGATGTTCCTTCTCTCGGTTTAGCCACTCGTTGTCTGGAAACAGTGTTGATATAGATACATTCATTCTTGATAAATTGATTAAGCGTTTTACACAGTTAGAGTCGTTATCTTTATCCGGGTGTGTAAATCTTGAAGATTCGGGTTTAGTTGCGCTGGAAAgatatgggtcgaaattgcactctcTTTTTCTTGATTGTTGTTTCAAAGTTACAGATAAAAGTCTTGTATCAGTTGCTATAGGTTGTCAATCTTTGACTTCTATTAGTCTTTATCGTTGCGCTGTAACTGATAACGGATTAATAGTTATAGCTGAATCGTGTGTCTCATTAAAAGACTTGAATCTCGAATGGTGTATCCCCATAACCGACATGGGGATCTCAAGTGTTACAAAACATTGTCGTGTGATTCGAGCAATCAAGATATCTCATTGTGAGAATATCAAAGGATTCGGGTTTAAAGATTGTTCTCAAACATTGAAGTGTTTGGAAGCCGATTCTTGCAAATTTGAACCCGAAGGTGTAATGGATATTTTAAGTGGAGGTGGGCTCGAGTATGTAAACGTTTCGTCACTTAGTTGGTGTGTACGAGGTAACGGTTTAAAAGCAATTGGTGGTGGATTTGGTGCAAACATTAAGATTCTTAACTTTCGGGTATGCAGATTTGTTAATGATGAAATGATAATGGTGATTTCAAAAGGGTGTCCGTTACTAAAAGAATGGAATTTGAGTTTGTGTACAGAGATTGGGTTTTCGGGTTGGGAATCAATTGGGTTGTATTGTGATAATCTGGAGAAGATTCATGTAAACGGGTGTCGACGTTTATGTGATAGAGGGATAGCAGCGTTAAGGAACGGGTGTAAACGTTTGTCGATTATGTACATTACGAGATGCAGAGAAGTTAGTCAATTGGCAATCACAATGTTTCAGCATGCTAGATTTGATGTGGAAATTAAATTTGAAGAAGTTATGTGTATCATGCCCAAACAGTTCTTTTGA